A stretch of Kaistella flava (ex Peng et al. 2021) DNA encodes these proteins:
- a CDS encoding glycosyltransferase, whose amino-acid sequence MKVIVSVFNNLYTDQRVEKVCKSLAGDGFKIDLIGNNWGGLPKMERTYPFSRIILKSKILRYGYIEFQWKLYKELIKKADKNSILLSNDLDSLLPNYLVSKKLGIPLVFDSHEIFTEMPALQGRFTQKIWRRLEKSVVPKIKYMMTASESYADWFAKTYAIERPVTVQNFPVKIENLQNYFESNLPKIILYQGVINPSRGLDKIIPAMLAIENAELWIAGDGPKKLEYEDLTKTLGLENKVKFLGKLLPKDLREITKKADCGLSIEENNGLSYYYSMPNKVSDYIQARIPVIVSDFPEMRKVIDRFQTGEKISNHSQLAEKINIVLKNGKLFYEDYLNKAATELCWEKEEPKLLQLFKKVKAENF is encoded by the coding sequence GTGAAAGTAATCGTAAGTGTTTTCAATAATTTATATACAGACCAACGCGTAGAAAAGGTCTGCAAATCTTTAGCTGGAGACGGTTTTAAAATAGACCTTATTGGAAATAACTGGGGAGGTTTACCCAAAATGGAGAGAACCTATCCATTCTCCAGAATTATTTTAAAATCGAAAATCCTGCGGTATGGTTATATTGAATTTCAATGGAAATTATATAAAGAACTTATAAAGAAAGCCGACAAAAATTCTATTCTACTCTCCAATGATTTAGATTCTCTATTACCCAATTATCTGGTTTCAAAAAAACTTGGCATTCCATTGGTTTTTGACAGCCACGAAATTTTTACTGAAATGCCTGCTCTTCAAGGACGATTTACACAAAAAATTTGGCGAAGGTTGGAAAAAAGTGTTGTTCCAAAAATTAAATACATGATGACTGCAAGCGAAAGCTACGCAGATTGGTTTGCAAAAACATATGCAATCGAAAGACCTGTTACCGTTCAGAATTTTCCAGTTAAAATTGAAAATCTTCAGAACTATTTTGAAAGCAATCTTCCAAAAATCATATTGTACCAAGGCGTAATTAATCCTTCTCGTGGTTTAGATAAAATTATTCCAGCCATGTTAGCGATTGAAAATGCTGAACTTTGGATTGCAGGTGACGGACCGAAAAAATTAGAATACGAAGACTTAACGAAGACTTTAGGTTTAGAAAATAAAGTGAAATTTCTAGGGAAATTATTACCAAAAGACTTACGCGAAATCACCAAAAAAGCAGATTGCGGATTAAGTATCGAAGAAAATAATGGTCTCAGTTATTATTACTCAATGCCGAATAAAGTTTCCGATTACATCCAAGCCAGAATTCCTGTTATTGTTTCAGATTTTCCAGAAATGAGAAAGGTTATTGACCGATTTCAAACTGGAGAGAAAATTAGTAATCATTCTCAACTGGCCGAAAAAATAAATATTGTCCTTAAAAATGGAAAACTATTTTACGAAGACTATTTAAATAAAGCAGCCACAGAACTCTGCTGGGAGAAGGAAGAGCCAAAATTACTTCAGTTGTTTAAAAAGGTAAAGGCGGAAAATTTCTAA
- a CDS encoding glycosyltransferase family 9 protein, with product MKILAYRFSAFGDVAMTVPVITEFLQQNPDVEVVMVSRDNFKDLFEGIPNLTFRGIDFDDYKGIFGLRKLGKSLLKEFKPNYIADLHDVIRTKTLDLFFIKNGFKVYKIKKGKEEKEQLTDVWNLDKKKLKPNTERYADVFRAMNFKLELSHQYPQNISLKKGIGIAPFAQHKGKMLPLEKTFEVAKILAQNHKIYFFGGGKNEVTLLNDWQQQIPNTENLAGKLNLKQELQKISELEVMISMDSANMHLASLMGTRCISIWGSTHPYAGFLGYGQSENDIVQVKDLTCRPCSVFGDKECYRGDWACLEELDIQKIIDLI from the coding sequence ATCAAAATATTAGCATATCGTTTTTCAGCTTTTGGAGACGTCGCAATGACTGTTCCTGTTATTACCGAGTTTCTTCAGCAAAACCCTGATGTAGAAGTTGTAATGGTTTCTCGTGATAATTTCAAAGATTTATTTGAAGGAATACCAAATCTTACTTTTAGAGGAATTGATTTTGACGATTATAAAGGGATTTTCGGTCTAAGGAAATTAGGCAAATCTTTGTTAAAAGAATTTAAACCTAACTATATTGCTGATTTACATGATGTTATCCGAACCAAAACCCTCGATTTATTCTTTATTAAAAACGGTTTTAAAGTCTACAAAATCAAAAAAGGGAAAGAGGAAAAAGAACAGCTTACCGATGTTTGGAATTTAGATAAGAAAAAATTAAAGCCAAATACAGAGCGTTATGCCGATGTATTTCGTGCGATGAATTTCAAACTCGAACTTTCTCATCAATATCCACAAAACATTTCATTAAAAAAAGGAATTGGAATCGCACCTTTTGCCCAACATAAAGGAAAAATGCTTCCTTTAGAAAAAACCTTTGAAGTTGCAAAAATATTAGCTCAAAACCATAAAATCTATTTTTTTGGTGGAGGAAAAAATGAAGTTACCTTACTTAATGATTGGCAACAGCAAATTCCAAATACCGAAAACTTAGCAGGCAAACTCAATCTAAAACAAGAATTACAAAAGATTTCAGAACTTGAAGTGATGATTTCTATGGATTCTGCCAACATGCATTTGGCTAGTTTGATGGGAACTCGCTGTATTTCCATTTGGGGATCTACGCATCCTTATGCTGGTTTTTTAGGTTATGGACAAAGTGAAAATGATATCGTTCAAGTCAAAGATTTAACCTGCAGACCTTGTTCTGTTTTTGGTGATAAAGAATGTTATCGTGGAGACTGGGCATGCTTAGAAGAGCTTGATATACAGAAGATAATCGATTTAATTTAA
- a CDS encoding TolC family protein — MKKSAVFFLSLLSTFMFSQKVWTLEECVNYAVENNLQVIQNSYNKKLQDYTLSIAKRQYLPSVSGNINNTASFGQTQYVNTSVRNDNFSNSSNVGANVLVYNNGRLEKSIRKTEFDVAASEFDVEQIKNDISLQIAQQYLSILLNREITKISESALDNADKLYKRAKITTEVGTTAQTVLAEAEAALAREKQNVKTAQINTERSLFALAMLLQLPEYKSFDVQNVDIQDQIAAPLFSADQVIDKAFENQPQIKAAETRIKSAEAQTEITKTAFWPTISANVGVGSFYNNLLSTNIVGFDPVTQTAIKESSFFDQYKNNFGQQVGLSASIPIFNKGITRLNVEQSKINENIAKTTLLLQKQTVLQNVQKAQFDAESNYESYNAASQAEKSSKLALDFAEKSYNAGKTTIYDLNTARNNYANAQGSVAQAKYNYVFSLKLLNFYAGIPLSL, encoded by the coding sequence ATGAAGAAATCTGCTGTTTTTTTTCTGAGTTTGCTTTCGACTTTTATGTTTTCACAGAAAGTATGGACGCTCGAAGAATGTGTGAATTACGCTGTAGAAAACAATCTACAAGTTATTCAGAATTCATATAATAAAAAGCTGCAGGATTATACACTCTCGATTGCAAAGAGACAATATCTTCCTTCAGTTTCAGGGAATATTAATAATACAGCCAGTTTTGGACAAACACAATATGTAAATACCAGTGTTAGAAATGATAATTTCAGTAACAGCTCAAATGTTGGTGCAAATGTTTTGGTTTATAATAATGGCAGATTAGAAAAAAGTATACGAAAAACCGAGTTTGATGTAGCAGCAAGTGAGTTTGATGTAGAACAAATAAAAAACGATATTTCGCTGCAAATTGCACAACAATATCTTTCGATTTTATTAAACCGAGAAATCACTAAAATTTCGGAAAGTGCTTTGGATAATGCAGACAAACTGTACAAAAGAGCCAAAATTACTACTGAAGTTGGAACTACAGCACAAACTGTTTTAGCTGAAGCAGAAGCTGCTTTGGCAAGAGAGAAACAAAATGTAAAAACTGCGCAAATCAATACCGAAAGAAGTCTATTTGCATTGGCGATGTTATTGCAACTTCCTGAATATAAAAGCTTTGATGTTCAAAATGTAGATATTCAAGATCAAATTGCTGCCCCATTATTCTCGGCCGATCAAGTTATTGACAAGGCATTTGAAAATCAACCACAAATAAAAGCTGCAGAAACAAGAATTAAATCTGCAGAAGCTCAAACTGAAATTACTAAAACAGCTTTCTGGCCTACAATTTCTGCAAATGTTGGGGTTGGTAGTTTTTATAATAATTTACTAAGTACTAATATTGTCGGTTTCGATCCTGTTACTCAGACTGCGATAAAAGAAAGTAGTTTCTTCGACCAATATAAAAATAATTTTGGGCAACAAGTTGGTTTGTCAGCCAGCATTCCTATTTTCAACAAAGGAATTACAAGATTAAACGTTGAGCAGTCGAAGATTAATGAAAATATCGCGAAAACTACTTTGCTGTTGCAAAAACAAACAGTTTTACAAAACGTACAAAAGGCTCAGTTTGATGCAGAAAGCAATTACGAATCTTATAACGCAGCTTCACAAGCCGAGAAAAGTTCGAAACTAGCGCTGGATTTTGCGGAGAAAAGTTATAATGCCGGGAAAACGACTATTTACGATTTAAACACCGCCAGAAATAATTACGCCAACGCTCAAGGAAGTGTGGCACAAGCGAAATACAATTATGTTTTCAGTTTGAAATTATTGAATTTCTATGCGGGAATTCCCTTATCTTTATAA
- a CDS encoding uroporphyrinogen decarboxylase, with protein MDPVITNYIGYAASFFIVLSFALKDIRKIRIINFIGCALFVIYGIFSNYLWPIIIPNGILCFIQVYHLIKKT; from the coding sequence ATGGATCCTGTAATCACCAACTATATTGGTTATGCTGCATCTTTCTTTATCGTTTTAAGTTTTGCATTAAAAGACATAAGGAAAATTAGGATTATCAACTTCATCGGTTGTGCTTTATTTGTAATCTATGGGATTTTCAGTAACTATCTTTGGCCAATTATTATTCCTAATGGTATTCTCTGTTTTATTCAGGTTTATCATCTCATCAAAAAAACGTAA
- a CDS encoding SufE family protein, whose translation MTIKEKQQETVEAFAFMEDWEQKYEYIIDLGKELKGISDDKKTDDNLIKGCQSKVWIDAEYKDGKLYFNADSDGILPKGIISLLVSIYSGHSTQEILDSDFKFIEEIGLQEFLSPSRANGLMAMTKQIKFYAVAFQLKA comes from the coding sequence ATGACCATCAAAGAAAAACAACAGGAAACCGTAGAAGCATTTGCCTTTATGGAAGATTGGGAACAGAAATATGAATACATTATCGACCTTGGAAAAGAACTGAAGGGAATATCTGATGACAAAAAAACCGATGATAATCTTATCAAAGGTTGCCAGTCAAAAGTATGGATTGACGCTGAATATAAAGATGGTAAACTTTACTTTAATGCTGATTCTGATGGCATCTTACCAAAAGGAATCATCTCGCTTTTAGTTTCCATTTACAGCGGTCATTCTACACAAGAAATTCTGGATTCAGATTTTAAATTCATTGAAGAAATTGGCTTACAAGAATTCCTTTCTCCGTCCAGAGCCAACGGCTTAATGGCGATGACCAAACAAATTAAATTTTACGCCGTAGCATTTCAATTAAAAGCGTGA
- a CDS encoding nucleoside recognition domain-containing protein: MVLSRIWSAFIIVAIIVGSIKYMFSDSYKAIYNDMVVGKSGDTVQIATQNINELNPEIKSALLLKPDFEQHRIHYKTDSAKSQVTVYRVQATDGVIGTSETAVKICLGLIGIMTLFMGFMSIAEKAGGINLLSRMIQPFFSKLFPEIPKNHPSFGHMLLNFSANLLGLDNAATPFGLKAMESLQTLNPDKENASNSQIMFLCLHAGGLTLIPVSIIAIRASMGSHTPTDIFLPCMIATFAATLAAMIVVSLYQKINLLQPVVIAYVGGISAIIGLLVVYLVSLSKEGLDNFSMLLSNGIILLIFFAIVLGALYKKINVFDAFIDGAKEGFWTCVKIIPYLVGMLIAISLLRTSGVFDVLIDGMKWVAQVVGFDTRFVDGLPTALIKPLSGSGARGMMVDTMQTFGADSFQGRLAAVLQGSSDTTFYVIAIYFGAVGIKNTRYTVTAMLLADLVGVITSVILAYIFFA, from the coding sequence ATGGTTTTAAGCAGGATTTGGAGCGCCTTTATTATTGTCGCCATTATTGTCGGAAGCATCAAATATATGTTTTCGGATTCCTACAAAGCGATTTATAATGACATGGTCGTTGGTAAAAGTGGCGATACCGTTCAGATTGCAACTCAAAATATCAATGAACTAAATCCCGAAATTAAAAGCGCTTTATTATTAAAACCGGATTTCGAACAGCACCGTATTCATTATAAAACCGATTCTGCAAAATCTCAAGTTACCGTTTACAGAGTTCAGGCAACTGACGGCGTTATTGGAACTTCCGAAACTGCTGTGAAAATTTGTTTGGGCTTAATAGGAATTATGACGCTCTTTATGGGCTTTATGAGTATCGCCGAAAAGGCTGGTGGAATTAATTTGTTGTCCAGAATGATTCAACCTTTTTTCTCGAAATTATTCCCGGAGATCCCCAAAAATCATCCGTCTTTTGGACATATGTTATTGAACTTTTCCGCCAATCTTTTGGGACTGGATAATGCCGCAACGCCATTTGGTTTAAAGGCGATGGAAAGTTTGCAAACCTTAAATCCTGATAAAGAGAATGCGAGTAATTCACAAATTATGTTTCTGTGTCTGCATGCTGGCGGACTGACTTTAATTCCGGTTTCGATTATTGCAATTCGCGCATCGATGGGTTCTCATACGCCGACCGATATTTTTCTGCCGTGTATGATTGCTACTTTCGCCGCAACTCTTGCCGCGATGATTGTGGTTTCTCTTTATCAAAAAATTAATTTATTGCAACCTGTCGTAATCGCTTACGTTGGTGGAATTTCTGCCATTATCGGTTTACTCGTTGTTTATTTAGTGAGTTTAAGCAAAGAAGGTCTGGATAATTTCAGCATGTTATTGAGCAACGGAATTATTCTATTGATTTTCTTCGCCATTGTTTTAGGGGCGCTTTATAAAAAAATCAATGTGTTCGATGCTTTTATCGATGGAGCAAAAGAAGGGTTCTGGACCTGTGTGAAAATTATTCCTTATTTAGTCGGAATGTTGATCGCCATTTCTCTATTAAGAACTTCCGGGGTTTTCGATGTTTTGATTGACGGGATGAAATGGGTCGCACAAGTTGTTGGATTTGATACCAGATTTGTTGATGGTTTGCCAACGGCTTTAATCAAACCACTTTCTGGTTCTGGCGCACGAGGAATGATGGTTGACACCATGCAGACTTTTGGAGCAGACAGTTTCCAGGGAAGATTAGCCGCGGTTTTACAGGGAAGTTCTGATACTACTTTCTACGTCATTGCCATATATTTCGGAGCAGTTGGAATTAAAAATACAAGATATACTGTGACAGCAATGCTTTTGGCAGATTTGGTTGGAGTGATTACTTCGGTGATTTTGGCGTATATTTTCTTTGCTTAA
- a CDS encoding MutS-related protein — MKELRLLLSEKKETLQKSQKKLTILGWVRVIVFLAITYFFLQYFIFENGLKSHLYLAIFSTVVFFLLGYFLLNVKQELQFYKNYLHIGEEIINKTEFETGLDFEENIDQHPFAKDLDILGKNSLFSYLNYGETSLGKNKLRDFLLDLSVKKEEILLRQKSISELSEKTAWNIHFLTLAKSMEIKGEISHPNKSNSVFKNAVLAKMATVVVSVLTLATLLLAIFAPISGALIGLLFVGILIVSRIVLYVYRREMQELGELISFDSNQYEQFLNVFSHIEKENFTEKLNQSLQNKLKSGKSKSSRKEIEKLARLLRNYESGQSNIGVILNNFFLWNLNFTLKIEKQFNSIDEDLPQWFEAFAEFEALISLGIFKFKNPDYILPKINEDGVKIKTEELVHPLLFQTEVVSNNFTIDQQTEISIITGANMTGKSTFLRTVGINLVLAMTGCPVAAKEFSFIPMKLFTSMSTSDSLSDGTSYFNAEILRLRKLVENLEKGEPQFIILDEILKGTNSQDKLTGSELFLEKLMKSKVRFSCLIATHDLDLTKIEEKFPLKIKNYCFELQNIDGELETDYKLQNGVTKSMNAIYLMRKFKIID, encoded by the coding sequence ATGAAAGAATTACGTTTACTACTCTCTGAAAAAAAGGAAACTCTTCAAAAATCACAAAAAAAGCTAACCATTTTAGGTTGGGTTCGAGTTATTGTATTCCTTGCTATTACTTACTTTTTTTTACAATATTTCATCTTTGAAAATGGTTTGAAAAGTCACTTGTATTTAGCGATTTTTTCCACTGTTGTCTTTTTCCTTTTAGGATATTTTCTTTTAAATGTAAAACAGGAATTACAGTTTTATAAAAATTATCTCCATATCGGTGAGGAAATTATCAACAAAACAGAATTCGAAACGGGTTTAGATTTTGAGGAAAATATTGATCAACATCCTTTTGCAAAAGATCTGGATATTCTGGGCAAAAACTCGCTTTTCAGTTATTTAAATTACGGTGAAACCAGTTTAGGTAAAAATAAACTCCGGGATTTTCTTTTAGATTTAAGTGTAAAAAAAGAGGAAATACTTCTGCGTCAAAAATCGATCTCAGAATTGTCTGAAAAAACGGCGTGGAATATTCATTTTCTGACTTTGGCAAAGTCGATGGAAATCAAAGGAGAAATTTCACATCCAAACAAATCAAATTCAGTTTTTAAAAATGCTGTTCTGGCGAAAATGGCCACAGTTGTGGTTTCTGTCTTGACTTTAGCCACTTTGTTATTGGCCATATTTGCACCGATATCGGGAGCATTAATTGGCTTACTATTCGTTGGAATATTAATCGTTTCCAGAATTGTCTTGTATGTTTATCGGCGGGAAATGCAGGAATTAGGAGAATTGATTTCCTTTGATTCGAATCAATATGAGCAGTTCTTGAATGTTTTTTCTCATATCGAAAAAGAAAATTTTACGGAAAAATTAAATCAGTCTCTTCAAAATAAACTAAAATCAGGAAAAAGCAAATCTTCTCGCAAAGAAATAGAAAAGTTGGCTCGTTTGCTTCGTAATTATGAAAGCGGACAAAGTAATATTGGCGTAATCCTGAATAACTTTTTCTTGTGGAATCTTAATTTTACGCTTAAAATTGAAAAGCAATTTAACTCTATTGATGAGGATTTACCGCAATGGTTTGAGGCTTTTGCAGAATTTGAAGCATTAATTTCATTAGGGATTTTTAAATTTAAAAATCCAGATTATATTTTGCCCAAGATTAATGAAGATGGTGTTAAAATTAAAACAGAAGAACTCGTTCATCCTTTATTGTTTCAAACGGAAGTCGTTTCTAACAATTTCACCATTGATCAGCAGACCGAAATTTCAATTATTACCGGCGCAAATATGACCGGGAAAAGTACCTTTCTCCGAACGGTAGGAATCAATTTGGTTTTGGCAATGACGGGCTGTCCGGTTGCGGCAAAAGAATTCAGTTTTATTCCGATGAAACTTTTTACCTCCATGAGCACGAGTGATTCTCTCAGCGACGGAACTTCTTATTTTAATGCTGAAATTCTTCGCCTTCGAAAATTAGTTGAAAATTTAGAAAAAGGCGAACCTCAATTTATTATTTTAGATGAAATTTTAAAAGGAACTAATTCTCAGGATAAACTCACAGGTTCTGAATTATTCTTAGAGAAATTAATGAAAAGTAAAGTGCGATTCTCTTGTCTCATTGCAACACATGATTTAGATCTAACAAAAATTGAAGAAAAATTTCCTTTAAAAATTAAAAATTATTGTTTTGAACTTCAAAACATTGATGGCGAACTGGAGACGGATTATAAACTTCAAAATGGCGTCACCAAAAGTATGAATGCGATTTATTTGATGAGAAAGTTTAAAATAATTGATTAA
- a CDS encoding mannose-1-phosphate guanylyltransferase has protein sequence MSLSNNYCVIMAGGIGSRFWPMSTQKYPKQFQDILGTGRTMIQQTYDRIRKIIPAENIYVITNKEYISLTEEQLPEINPENIVGEPMMKNTAACNIYMAKKIADKNANANIIVLPADHLILKEETFLKKAELAFNLAEKNDYLITLGITPTRPDTGYGYIQFVEKDDSEYFKVKTFTEKPDLEIAQTFLDSGDFLWNAGIFVWSVKSILSAFEGYLPEMSQNFESCEYNSSSEERCIDLIYPKVNKISIDNGILEKAKNVYVIPADLGWSDLGTWTSIYENAEKGENQNSVNTKHIVTYNSKGNLIKLKNENKAVVIDGLENYIIVDTEKALLICPRANDQLIKDYVQDLKTLKKGEKFL, from the coding sequence ATGTCACTATCAAATAATTACTGTGTTATCATGGCGGGAGGAATCGGAAGTCGATTCTGGCCAATGAGCACTCAAAAATACCCAAAACAATTTCAAGATATTTTAGGAACTGGCCGAACGATGATTCAGCAGACCTACGATAGAATTCGGAAAATAATACCGGCAGAAAACATCTATGTTATTACCAATAAGGAGTATATTTCCCTTACTGAAGAGCAACTTCCGGAAATAAACCCCGAGAATATTGTTGGTGAACCGATGATGAAAAACACGGCGGCGTGTAATATTTATATGGCGAAAAAAATCGCTGATAAAAATGCTAATGCCAACATCATTGTGCTTCCGGCAGATCATTTAATTTTAAAAGAAGAAACCTTTCTGAAGAAAGCAGAACTTGCTTTTAATTTGGCTGAGAAAAATGATTATCTGATTACTTTGGGAATTACGCCAACTCGTCCGGATACTGGTTACGGCTATATTCAGTTTGTGGAGAAAGATGATTCTGAATACTTTAAAGTGAAAACTTTTACCGAAAAACCGGATTTAGAAATTGCTCAAACATTCTTGGATAGCGGAGATTTCTTGTGGAATGCCGGAATTTTTGTTTGGAGTGTAAAATCTATTCTTTCTGCTTTTGAAGGTTATTTACCAGAAATGTCACAGAATTTTGAAAGCTGTGAATACAATTCAAGTTCCGAAGAGCGCTGTATTGACTTAATTTATCCTAAAGTAAATAAGATTTCGATTGATAACGGGATTTTAGAAAAAGCGAAAAATGTTTACGTTATTCCGGCAGATTTGGGTTGGAGCGATCTAGGAACGTGGACTTCCATTTATGAAAATGCCGAAAAGGGGGAAAATCAAAACTCGGTGAATACGAAACATATTGTTACTTATAATTCAAAAGGTAATTTAATTAAATTGAAAAACGAAAATAAAGCAGTGGTAATCGATGGTTTAGAAAATTATATCATAGTTGATACTGAGAAAGCGCTTTTAATTTGTCCAAGAGCAAACGATCAACTCATAAAAGATTATGTACAGGATTTGAAAACTTTGAAAAAAGGAGAAAAATTTCTGTAA
- a CDS encoding transcription elongation protein SprT: MSISLLEKYLPNHCLPYLKTWFGDYPIHIKITRGRNSKLGDYRKMPDKSHQITINSTLQPPLFFFVLTHELAHLIAFEKYGHRISPHGIEWKNTFRIMLLESFSVYDDDLKPIILKFSKSPKANFMSSPDLVRYFHIEDCEDESSYIEDLEIKDQFIYRKQIYIIDEKRKKNYLCTQLDTDKKYIFKPLARVEKLS; the protein is encoded by the coding sequence ATGTCGATTTCCCTGTTAGAAAAATATTTACCGAACCACTGTTTGCCTTATCTAAAGACATGGTTTGGCGATTATCCTATTCATATAAAAATCACGAGAGGAAGGAATTCCAAACTCGGTGATTATCGGAAAATGCCGGACAAATCACATCAGATTACCATTAATTCTACCTTACAACCACCACTTTTCTTTTTCGTTCTTACCCATGAATTAGCGCATTTAATTGCATTCGAAAAATACGGACATCGGATTTCGCCACATGGTATAGAATGGAAAAACACTTTCAGAATAATGCTTTTAGAAAGCTTTTCTGTGTATGATGATGATTTAAAACCAATCATTTTAAAATTTTCAAAATCTCCGAAAGCTAATTTTATGTCGAGTCCAGATTTGGTAAGATACTTCCACATTGAGGATTGTGAAGATGAAAGTTCCTACATTGAAGATTTAGAAATTAAGGATCAATTCATTTACAGAAAGCAGATTTATATCATTGACGAAAAACGTAAAAAAAACTATCTTTGTACACAACTCGATACCGATAAAAAATATATTTTTAAACCGCTAGCTCGAGTAGAAAAATTAAGTTAA